A stretch of the Bradyrhizobium arachidis genome encodes the following:
- a CDS encoding OFA family MFS transporter produces the protein MTTADTILAPAGASGFLDRERTIATAGFNRWLVPPAALCIHLCIGMAYGFSVFWLPLSRAIGLNAPKACPDMTLVQELFTTTCDWKVASLGWMYTLFFVLLGVSAALWGGWLERVGPRKAGFVSALCWCGGLFLGAIGIYTHQLWLMWLGSGVIGGVGLGLGYISPVSTLVKWFPDRRGMATGMAIMGFGGGAMIGAPLANLLMNYFKSPTSVGVWETFVAMGVIYFVFMMIGAFRYRIPPTGWQPEGWTPPVKANAMISKNNVHLKDAHKTPQFWLIWWVLCLNVSAGIGVIGMASPMLQEIFAGKLIGLPDIGFNALDAGQKAQIAAIAAGFAGLLSLFNIGGRFFWASLSDKIGRKNTYYTFFILGIVLYALAPTFAAMGSKLLFVLGFGIILSMYGGGFATVPAYLADMFGTQFVGAIHGRLLTAWSTAGIIGPVVVNYIREFQLAAGVPRDQLYNTTMYILCAMLIAGLICNYLIKPVDAKWHMKEADVAKLQAASASAAASGPHGSYGIGFGGLDAKAALFWAFVGIPLAWGVWKTLESAVKIF, from the coding sequence ATGACGACTGCCGATACCATTCTCGCACCGGCTGGTGCTTCCGGATTTCTCGATCGCGAACGCACGATCGCGACGGCCGGCTTCAATCGCTGGCTGGTGCCGCCGGCAGCGCTCTGCATCCATCTCTGCATCGGCATGGCCTATGGCTTCTCGGTGTTCTGGTTGCCGCTGTCGCGCGCCATCGGGCTGAACGCGCCGAAGGCATGCCCGGACATGACGCTGGTGCAGGAGCTGTTCACCACCACCTGCGACTGGAAGGTCGCAAGCCTGGGCTGGATGTACACGCTGTTCTTCGTGCTGCTGGGCGTCTCCGCCGCGCTGTGGGGCGGCTGGCTCGAGCGGGTCGGTCCGCGCAAGGCCGGCTTCGTCTCGGCTCTGTGCTGGTGCGGCGGCCTGTTCCTCGGTGCGATCGGCATCTACACCCACCAGCTCTGGCTGATGTGGCTGGGCTCGGGCGTGATCGGCGGCGTCGGTCTCGGCCTCGGCTACATCTCGCCTGTGTCGACGCTGGTGAAGTGGTTCCCGGATCGCCGCGGCATGGCGACCGGCATGGCCATCATGGGCTTTGGCGGCGGCGCCATGATCGGCGCGCCGCTGGCGAACCTCTTGATGAACTACTTCAAGAGTCCGACCTCGGTCGGCGTCTGGGAAACCTTCGTCGCGATGGGCGTCATCTATTTCGTGTTCATGATGATCGGCGCGTTCCGCTATCGCATTCCGCCGACCGGCTGGCAGCCCGAGGGTTGGACCCCGCCGGTCAAGGCCAATGCGATGATCTCGAAGAACAACGTCCATCTCAAGGACGCGCACAAGACGCCGCAATTCTGGCTGATCTGGTGGGTCCTCTGCTTGAACGTGTCGGCCGGCATCGGCGTGATCGGCATGGCCTCGCCGATGCTCCAGGAAATCTTCGCCGGCAAGCTGATCGGTCTGCCTGATATCGGCTTCAACGCGCTCGATGCCGGACAGAAGGCGCAGATCGCGGCGATCGCCGCCGGCTTCGCCGGCCTGCTGTCGCTGTTCAACATCGGCGGCCGGTTCTTCTGGGCCTCGCTGTCGGACAAGATCGGACGCAAGAACACCTACTACACGTTCTTCATCCTCGGCATCGTGCTGTACGCGCTCGCGCCGACCTTCGCGGCGATGGGCTCAAAGCTGCTGTTCGTGCTCGGCTTCGGCATCATCCTGTCGATGTATGGCGGCGGCTTCGCCACCGTGCCGGCCTATCTCGCCGACATGTTCGGCACGCAGTTCGTGGGCGCGATCCACGGCCGGCTGCTGACGGCTTGGTCGACCGCGGGCATCATCGGCCCTGTCGTGGTGAACTACATCCGCGAGTTCCAGCTCGCGGCTGGCGTGCCGCGCGACCAGCTCTATAACACCACCATGTACATCCTGTGCGCGATGCTGATCGCCGGCCTGATCTGCAACTATCTGATCAAGCCGGTCGATGCGAAGTGGCACATGAAGGAGGCCGACGTCGCAAAACTCCAGGCCGCGAGCGCCAGCGCCGCCGCCTCGGGGCCGCACGGCTCCTACGGCATCGGCTTCGGTGGGCTCGACGCCAAGGCCGCGCTGTTCTGGGCCTTCGTCGGCATCCCACTCGCATGGGGCGTGTGGAAGACGCTGGAGAGCGCGGTCAAGATTTTCTGA
- a CDS encoding NADH-ubiquinone oxidoreductase-F iron-sulfur binding region domain-containing protein, translating to MSHDVHKVRQFEHPGEGRRRAKATPKGRQVDPTAGHEIELLLGDRPRRRDLLIEYLHLIQDKYHQISAAHLAALADEMKLSFAEVFETATFYAHFDVVKEGEADIAPLTIRVCDSLTCAMLGAEKLLEDLQSKAGPGIRVVRAPCVGRCDTAPAAEVGHNFVDHATVANVLATAKAGDTHAHLPEYTDYAAYVAGGGYKLLGRLRSGELSRDDLLKSLDDASLRGLGGAGFPTGRKWRAVLGEPGPRLMAINGDEGEPGTFKDRYYLETDPHRFIEGMLIGAHVVEAAEIYIYIRDEYPAAREILEREIAKLPADGPTLHLRRGAGAYICGEESSLLESIEGKRGLPRHKPPYPFQVGLFGLPTLINNIETLWWVRDIVEKGAGWWKSHGRNERFGLRSFSVSGRVKNPGMKLAPSGITVRELIDEYCGGMADGHHFYAYLPGGASGGILPASMDNIPLDFGTLEKYGCFIGSAAIVILSQHDSVRSAALNLMKFFEDESCGQCTPCRVGTQKAAQLMQKPVWNRALLEELGQAMRDASICGLGQAASNPLTSVIKYFPDEFKEAAE from the coding sequence ATGAGCCACGACGTGCACAAGGTCCGCCAATTCGAGCATCCCGGTGAGGGACGCCGGCGCGCCAAAGCCACCCCCAAGGGGCGCCAGGTCGATCCGACCGCCGGGCATGAGATCGAATTGCTCCTCGGCGACCGGCCGCGGCGGCGCGACCTGCTCATCGAGTATTTGCACCTGATCCAGGACAAATATCACCAGATCTCGGCCGCCCATCTCGCCGCCCTTGCCGACGAGATGAAGCTCTCCTTTGCCGAAGTGTTCGAGACCGCGACTTTCTATGCGCATTTCGACGTGGTGAAGGAAGGTGAGGCTGACATCGCCCCGCTCACCATCCGGGTCTGCGACTCGCTGACTTGCGCGATGCTCGGCGCCGAGAAGCTTCTTGAGGATTTGCAAAGCAAGGCCGGGCCGGGCATCCGCGTCGTACGCGCGCCCTGCGTCGGCCGTTGCGATACCGCACCCGCTGCCGAGGTCGGCCACAACTTCGTCGATCACGCGACCGTCGCCAACGTGCTCGCCACCGCGAAGGCCGGCGACACCCATGCGCACCTGCCTGAGTACACCGACTACGCCGCCTATGTCGCCGGCGGCGGCTATAAGCTGCTCGGCCGCCTGCGCTCCGGCGAATTGTCGCGCGACGACCTGCTGAAGTCCCTCGACGACGCCTCGCTGCGCGGGCTCGGCGGCGCCGGCTTCCCCACGGGGCGCAAATGGCGTGCGGTGCTCGGCGAACCGGGTCCGCGGCTGATGGCGATCAACGGCGACGAGGGCGAGCCCGGCACGTTCAAGGACCGCTATTATCTCGAGACCGATCCGCATCGCTTCATCGAGGGCATGCTGATCGGCGCGCATGTGGTCGAGGCCGCCGAAATCTACATCTACATTCGCGACGAATATCCGGCCGCGCGCGAGATCCTGGAGCGCGAGATCGCAAAGCTGCCTGCTGATGGACCGACGCTGCATCTGCGGCGCGGTGCCGGCGCCTATATCTGCGGTGAAGAGTCCTCGCTGCTCGAAAGCATCGAAGGCAAGCGCGGTCTGCCCCGGCACAAGCCACCCTATCCGTTCCAGGTCGGCCTGTTCGGCCTGCCGACGCTGATCAACAACATCGAGACGCTGTGGTGGGTGCGCGACATCGTCGAGAAGGGCGCCGGCTGGTGGAAGAGCCACGGCCGCAACGAACGCTTCGGCCTGCGCAGCTTCTCGGTTTCGGGCCGGGTGAAGAATCCCGGCATGAAACTCGCGCCATCAGGCATCACGGTGCGCGAGCTGATCGACGAATATTGCGGCGGCATGGCCGATGGCCATCACTTCTACGCGTACCTGCCGGGCGGCGCATCCGGCGGCATCCTGCCGGCATCGATGGACAACATCCCGCTCGATTTCGGCACGCTGGAGAAATACGGCTGCTTCATCGGCTCGGCGGCAATCGTGATCCTGTCTCAGCACGACAGCGTGCGGAGCGCGGCGCTGAACCTGATGAAGTTTTTCGAGGACGAGAGCTGCGGCCAGTGCACGCCATGCCGTGTCGGAACCCAGAAGGCGGCGCAGTTGATGCAGAAGCCGGTCTGGAACCGCGCGCTGCTGGAGGAATTGGGCCAGGCGATGCGCGATGCCTCGATCTGCGGCCTCGGACAGGCAGCATCCAATCCGCTGACATCGGTGATCAAATATTTCCCTGACGAGTTCAAGGAAGCGGCCGAATGA